In one Lolium rigidum isolate FL_2022 chromosome 3, APGP_CSIRO_Lrig_0.1, whole genome shotgun sequence genomic region, the following are encoded:
- the LOC124701786 gene encoding glutamine synthetase root isozyme 1-like, with amino-acid sequence MASLADLINLDLSSTTDKIIVEYLWVGGTGVDIRSKARTVNGPITDASQLPKWNYDGSSTGQAPGEDSEVILYPQAIFKDPFRRGDHILVMCDCYTPQGVPIPTNKRNNAAKIFDNPKVAAEVTWYGIEQEYTLLQKDVNWPLGWPIGGYPGPQGPYYCAAGADKAFGRDIVDAHYKACLYAGINISGINGEVMPGQWEFQVGPSVGIAASDQLWVARYILERITEVAGVVLSLDPKPIPGDWNGAGAHTNYSTKSMREAGGFEVIKKAIEKLGKRHPEHIAAYGEGNERRLTGHHETADINTFKWGVANRGASIRVGRDTEKEGKGYFEDRRPASNMDPYVVTSMIAETTLLL; translated from the exons ATGGCCAGCCTCGCCGACCTCATTAACCTCGACCTCAGCTCCACCACCGACAAGATCATCGTCGAGTACCTATG GGTTGGAGGAACTGGTGTTGACATCAGGAGCAAAGCAAGG ACGGTGAACGGCCCCATCACCGACGCGAGCCAGCTGCCCAAGTGGAACTACGATGGCTCCAGCACCGGACAGGCTCCCGGAGAGGACAGCGAAGTCATCCTCTA CCCACAAGCCATCTTCAAGGACCCATTCAGGAGGGGTGACCACATCCTT GTTATGTGCGACTGCTACACACCACAAGGTGTGCCAATCCCCACCAACAAGAGGAACAACGCTGCCAAGATATTCGACAACCCTAAGGTGGCAGCTGAGGTGACATG GTACGGTATCGAGCAGGAGTACACCCTCCTTCAGAAGGACGTGAACTGGCCCCTTGGCTGGCCCATTGGTGGCTACCCTGGTCCTCAGGGCCCCTACTACTGCGCCGCCGGCGCGGACAAGGCGTTCGGCCGTGACATCGTTGACGCTCACTACAAGGCCTGCCTCTACGCCGGGATCAACATCAGCGGCATCAACGGGGAGGTCATGCCCGGCCAG TgggagttccaagttggcccgTCCGTCGGGATCGCCGCCTCCGACCAGCTGTGGGTGGCCCGCTACATCCTCGAG AGGATCACAGAGGTTGCAGGAGTTGTGCTGTCCCTGGACCCGAAGCCGATCCCCGGCGACTGGAACGGCGCCGGCGCGCACACCAACTACAGCACCAAGTCCATGAGGGAGGCCGGAGGGTTCGAGGTGATCAAGAAGGCCATCGAGAAGCTCGGCAAGAGGCACCCGGAGCACATCGCCGCCTACGGCGAGGGCAACGAGCGCCGCCTCACCGGACACCACGAGACCGCCGACATCAACACATTCAAATGG GGCGTCGCGAACCGCGGTGCGTCCATCCGCGTGGGCCGCGACACGGAGAAGGAGGGCAAGGGCTACTTCGAGGACCGCAGGCCGGCCTCCAACATGGACCCCTACGTCGTCACCTCCATGATCGCTGAGACCACGCTCCTCCTCtaa
- the LOC124695028 gene encoding uncharacterized protein LOC124695028 codes for MNSRRRRLSSPTSPATTPPLEDENLLLEILLRLSPLPSSLPRASLVCKRWRRLVSDPKFFRRFCAHHRKAPFLGFFIRCVDGISFKPMLPTPDHIPPSRFCLPQSRYERWDFVGCRNGLALLINQARLEAVVWDPITRHQLCVAFPPDFDERYARYVRNAALLCASSEIHDQVHGRCGLHPFKLVLVQGTGRVGEPQRALVYLYDSESGVWENSISAATKHGIHVASTNVLVGNAVYWLLNGGEILEFDFERQSLVVIDRPAAVPSLGEKHDDFQILRTREHRLGFAMWTEVGIEIWERKGNSDSVAGWERQDIIKFDKLPPLVSRKRFSIAGFDEDSNAIFLSTIISHTFMVQLESMQFRKISIGHYGQVYPYTNFCTAGREISDGSRVELMHNTSDYIPVGWIG; via the exons AtgaacagccgccgccgccgcctgtccTCCCCcacatcgccggcgacgacgccgcCGCTGGAGGACGAAAATCTCCTCctggagatcctcctccgcctctcccCGCTACCGTCGTCACTCCCCCGCGCCTCCCTCGTCTGCAAGCGCTGGCGCCGCCTCGTCTCCGACCCCAAATTCTTCCGCCGCTTCTGCGCCCACCACCGCAAAGCTCCATTCCTTGGATTTTTCATCAGATGCGTGGATGGGATCTCCTTCAAACCCATGCTGCCTACGCCGGACCACATCCCTCCCTCGCGCTTCTGCCTGCCGCAGAGCCGCTACGAGCGCTGGGACTTCGTCGGCTGCCGCAACGGCCTCGCCCTCCTCATCAATCAGGCGCGTCTCGAGGCCGTCGTGTGGGATCCCATCACACGCCACCAGCTCTGCGTGGCCTTCCCACCGGACTTCGACGAAAGGTATGCAAGATATGTCAGAAACGCCGCGCTGCTCTGCGCTTCCAGTGAAATCCATGACCAGGTGCACGGTCGCTGCGGTTTGCACCCTTTTAAGCTGGTATTGGTGCAAGGCACCGGCAGGGTTGGTGAGCCCCAGCGTGCATTGGTCTATCTCTATGATTCAGAATCCGGGGTGTGGGAAAATTCCATCTCAGCAGCGACTAAACATGGTATTCATGTTGCGAGTACCAACGTCCTGGTTGGTAATGCAGTTTATTGGTTGCTTAATGGGGGTGAAATCCTTGAATTTGATTTTGAAAGGCAGAGCTTAGTGGTGATCGACAGACCAGCAGCAGTACCCTCCCTTGGGGAGAAGCATGACGACTTTCAGATCTTGCGGACACGGGAACACCGGCTTGGCTTTGCCATGTGGACAGAGGTGGGCATTGAAATATGGGAGAGGAAGGGCAATTCTGACAGTGTTGCCGGATGGGAGCGTCAGGACATTATCAAATTTGACAAGCTCCCTCCACTGGTATCTAGAAAACGTTTTTCTATAGCGGGGTTTGATGAGGACAGCAATGCAATATTTCTGTCTACGATCATTAGCCATACCTTCATGGTCCAACTTGAGTCAATGCAGTTCAGAAAAATTTCTATAGGACATTATGGCCAGGTTTATCCGTACACAAATTTCTGTACTGCAG GCAGAGAAATTAGTGATGGAAGTAGAGTTGAACTGATGCACAATACATCAGACTATATTCCTGTGGGCTGGATTGGCTGA